The Scytonema hofmannii PCC 7110 genome has a segment encoding these proteins:
- a CDS encoding competence protein CoiA family protein — MWLNYGVNQDGALVFIDDVPKGKTQLHCPYCSGRLTAKKGTRKEHHFAHTEDTCREVSRSTDIPTLPLFDKFHLELTGKELEQLEKFWRKGHCSMVRTLESQKLLQWNEYKGRVGRYELTKLGKIPLGQLSLQLFNEIQEPLIEKKLRDLQRSVLDAYDTDSPLLVEKLTDLKIYRAQLQRILANTLYFLLIQASGETFYKIGVTRRPVQERFTEIQNQLCSQFQQVTIKTLGTWEHRGNVELYFKHRYRDFNYMHGTSTEYYKFDDATSVLLDLRRMKPKVLTEVETGILNGFPDQVEVGIQADQKATQRSQAIKTGMSRAKLWGTHVGRPTETDEGFLQKPSSQKVISALYEGLSLRKAAERAGVAVNTVRKVQALLHNKSTT, encoded by the coding sequence ATGTGGTTAAACTATGGGGTGAATCAAGACGGAGCGCTCGTTTTCATCGATGACGTGCCAAAGGGCAAGACCCAACTGCACTGTCCGTACTGCTCTGGTAGGCTCACTGCCAAAAAAGGCACTCGAAAAGAACACCACTTCGCCCACACAGAAGACACCTGCCGGGAAGTCTCGCGCTCAACTGATATCCCCACACTACCATTATTCGACAAATTTCACCTAGAACTCACAGGCAAGGAACTCGAGCAGTTAGAGAAGTTCTGGAGGAAAGGTCACTGCTCAATGGTTCGCACTTTAGAAAGCCAAAAATTGTTGCAGTGGAACGAGTATAAGGGTAGGGTTGGTAGGTACGAGTTAACCAAGCTAGGGAAGATTCCCTTGGGCCAATTGTCGCTGCAACTGTTCAATGAAATCCAAGAGCCGTTGATTGAAAAAAAACTCCGTGACTTGCAGAGGTCGGTACTTGATGCCTATGATACCGATTCCCCACTGCTCGTTGAAAAACTAACCGACCTCAAAATCTACAGGGCACAGCTTCAACGCATACTCGCCAATACCCTCTACTTTCTCTTGATACAAGCCTCGGGAGAAACCTTCTACAAAATAGGTGTGACCCGCCGTCCGGTTCAAGAGCGCTTTACAGAGATACAAAACCAGTTGTGCTCTCAATTTCAACAAGTCACTATCAAAACCTTGGGGACTTGGGAGCACAGGGGTAATGTGGAACTCTATTTCAAACACAGATACCGAGATTTCAACTATATGCACGGCACGTCAACTGAGTACTACAAGTTTGATGATGCAACGAGTGTGCTTCTAGACTTGCGGCGGATGAAACCCAAAGTCTTGACTGAAGTGGAGACGGGCATTCTTAACGGCTTCCCGGACCAAGTGGAAGTCGGAATCCAAGCCGACCAGAAAGCAACCCAACGTTCCCAGGCAATCAAGACCGGGATGAGCAGGGCGAAACTTTGGGGAACTCATGTCGGTCGCCCAACTGAGACAGATGAAGGCTTCTTGCAAAAACCCTCTTCTCAAAAAGTCATCTCTGCACTTTATGAGGGATTGTCTTTGAGGAAAGCAGCCGAGAGAGCAGGTGTAGCTGTAAATACCGTTCGCAAGGTTCAGGCGTTACTCCATAATAAAAGCACAACGTAA